A region from the Euwallacea similis isolate ESF13 chromosome 23, ESF131.1, whole genome shotgun sequence genome encodes:
- the LOC136416562 gene encoding cholesterol transporter ABCA5-like: MGDQRRRLIYFAQLRAMLKRNLLLKKRDKRATLSEVLLPIYTLSVLFFVKAAVPNPNFPEINQPRGAAELMANFRNGSHTVAVVPNSTEVQDFLRIIDVLRDNMNENQYHKVPPIAWVVYPTIEDLLTAYWMEPNDIPLAVIFQSSDPINGPLRYEIRTNPNLFGTPSTTQLFGSPVSCREHNAFWHHVPGVPTPVLPEGLEVGDSCPVNQYYHSGFLALQALIDFSKIRLDAGMENLVVPKILLELFPKASYTGNWIFVVRVIIPLYIVVALSQFITYLLILIVGEKEKKIKEGMKIMGLYDSVFWLSWFIVYAIFVLLITIICCTLLFALNIFTTTSFIMVFLLVFMYCLSIIMFGFMLTPFFDKSRTAGILGNFAVTILSLLYFIQVFVRDSSSVALWVVSLISPAGFALAMDKALLMDLAGEGVNLSNIWNGPDMPFAGSLIMMAVDVVLYGWIAFYLDSVVPSEYGVKRSPFFCFNPLFWCKAKPADKIPLSNGESVGSVGSLTAGDEGLSSDVEPVPRELKGKEAIKIVDLFKSFKSFRKKEVQAVNGINLSIYQGHITAILGHNGAGKTTLFNILTGLTAPTSGTAYIFGYDVRNQNDMDQVRRMTGVCPQHDILFDNLSPREHLEFFATVKGISSKNIDHEVTRTLQDIDLVDKANTRAIHLSGGQKRKLSVGIAIIGDPKIIILDEPTAGVDPYSRRHMWNLLQNRRHGKVILLTTHFMDEADILADRKAVVSKGCIRCCGSSLFLKNKFGIGYHLTLVLEGNSKEHAIARLVTSHVAKAEKARRHGRELSFILPHNDADHFASLFSAIEQEINNKSSKLGISSYGVSMTTLEEVFLHLEKGEDELDDTVDNLSTKIVRNRALSRSLSLQSKSTSYQSLQNQGNNLMVNGQEVKGGGDTMDIGGLEVISETKSPISGIGLEKIECTPNNLQTILALIKLRCLRMMRDIQKLYFMILLPLVCAAVTLYFNKYFDTNYNVSRSLELNGTSYGEMSTVAIHNGSRDSIREFVDQLIFLGARQVDFYDGNFSTLLAFAPHIAAFDVHKFQDGDYSFTILYNDTFQHSLPVTLNLLSNSIYRILTAGTQTETFEPIRVMAQPFQQTIQAGGFNIASTTQTIFVGMVFVLVPVSLAIDMVHDREMRTKNQLRVNGLTTTMYFLTYFIVLMAIMGITCSLLMVIMVVFDIPALRDWPAIVVFSLLIFIYCPSSILSCTCISYIFDKTESALSILPNVATMVGWLPFIFVVLSDVMNIGKRVALILHCTFSITNTMYIPYAIFYYIQKVYMLCNVNLACDRLTLASYFTFEIGICLFGMLINIPLWFLLLRVVDIKKTGGNVSDAFKFRKGSNEEVLSPCEEAEVGINGDEDVKAEREKVKNLINSHNVTHPVVMVHDLYKEYKNQDFKSNSIYFKSDKTREKIKVPVKSLSLAVDAGEVFGLLGHNGAGKTTTMKIITAEEAPTRGRVFIGGQSITSNLSSAFQLLGYCPQHDALWRNITVREHLETYAAIRGVPHRDINKIINRYINGLQINDHADKQVKMCSGGTKRKLSFAMAMLGNPKIVLLDEPSTGMDPRSKRFLWDTILASFQGSKGAILTTHSMEEADALCSRVGITVRGELRCLGSTQHLKNLYGAGYTLEMKLLVRETTPTSDTGDRHQELKDFVSELFPDASLEESFADRLVFSVPQQSVPSLANCFMQLEKAKVELDIEEYSFSQTTLEQVFLKFAQYDEVNEECK; the protein is encoded by the exons ATGGGCGATCAGAGGAGAAGACTCATTTATTTTGCTCAGTTGAGAGCCATGCTGAAGAGGAACCTTTTGCTGAAAAAACGGGACAAAAGAGCAACGTTATCT GAAGTCCTTCTGCCAATATACACCCTCTCCGTGTTATTTTTCGTCAAAGCTGCTGTGCCAAACCCTAACTTTCCAGAAATAAATCAACCCAGAGGGGCAGCAGAGTTGATGGCCAATTTCAGGAATGGCAGTCATACAGTAGCAGTTGTACCCAATTCCACTGAAGTACAg GACTTCCTGAGAATCATAGACGTTCTCCGGGACAATATGAACGAAAATCAATACCATAAAGTACCACCCATTGCCTGGGTGGTATACCCCACAATAGAAGACCTTCTGACCGCCTACTGGATGGAACCAAATGATATTCCATTGGCCGTAATATTCCAGTCATCCGACCCTATTAACGGCCCATTAAG GTATGAAATTAGGACAAACCCAAATTTATTTGGGACACCTTCCACTACTCAATTATTTGGATCACCAGTAAGTTGTAGAGAGCACAATGCTTTTTGGCATCATGTGCCAGGAGTGCCCACCCCTGTGCTGCCTGAGGGGTTGGAGGTGGGGGATAGTTGCCCTGTGAACCAGTACTATCATTCTGGTTTTTTAGCCTTACAAGCTTTGATAGATTTCAGTAAAATAAGG TTGGATGCTGGCATGGAAAATTTGGTGGTTCCAAAAATCCTCTTGGAATTGTTCCCTAAAGCCTCATATACTGGAAATTGGATATTTGTAGTTAGAGTAATAATTCCCCTATACATCGTAGTGGCTCTTTCCCAGTTTATTACCTATTTATTGATCCTGATAGTGGGGGAAAaggagaagaaaattaaagaaggaaTGAAAATTATGGGTCTCTATGACTCAGTGTTCTG GTTATCATGGTTTATCGTCTATGCCATTTTCGTgctattaataacaataatatgcTGTACCCTTTTATTTGCCCTCAACATATTTACCACCACGAGCTTCATCATGGTATTCTTGTTGGTGTTTATGTACTGCCTCAGTATTATCATGTTTGGGTTCATGTTGACCCCCTTTTTCGACAAATCACGA ACCGCAGGAATTTTAGGCAACTTCGCTGTTACGATTTTAAGTTTGCTGTACTTCATTCAAGTCTTTGTGAGGGATTCCAGCTCTGTTGCTTTGTGGGTGGTATCTTTGATCAGCCCTGCTGGGTTTGCTTTGGCTATGGACAAG GCCCTTTTAATGGATTTAGCGGGAGAAGGAGTGAACCTTTCCAATATATGGAATGGTCCAGATATGCCCTTTGCAGGAAGTCTTATAATGATGGCTGTGGATGTGGTGCTTTATGGCTGGATAGCCTTTTATTTGGATAGCGTTGTTCCTA GTGAATATGGTGTAAAACGTTCGCCATTCTTCTGCTTCAATCCCTTGTTTTGGTGCAAAGCCAAACCTGCAGATAAAATTCCTCTAAGCAATGGAGAGTCTGTTGGTTCTGTTGGATCACTAACTGCAGGAGATGAAGGCCTATCTTCGGACGTTGAGCCAGTGCCCAGAGAGCTTAAAGGAAAGGAGGCAATCAAAATTGTGgatttgtttaaaagtttCAAG AGTTTTCGCAAGAAAGAAGTTCAAGCTGTCAACGGAATAAATTTGAGCATTTATCAAGGGCATATTACTGCAATTTTGGGACATAATGGAGCCGGGAAAACTACgcttttcaacattttaactGGATTAACTGCTCCTACGTCCGGTACTGCCTACATCTTTGGATACGACGTCAG AAATCAAAATGATATGGATCAAGTAAGACGCATGACTGGAGTGTGCCCTCAACATGATATTCTGTTCGATAATCTCTCCCCAAGAGAACATTTAGAGTTTTTTGCTACCGTTAAG GGAATTTCCTCTAAGAATATTGATCATGAAGTTACGAGAACATTGCAGGATATAGATTTAGTGGATAAAGCAAATACTCGTGCGATACATTTAAGTGGAGGACAAAAAAGGAAGCTTTCGGTTGGAATTGCTATCATTGGAGATCCAAAG atAATAATCTTAGATGAGCCCACGGCCGGCGTAGATCCATATTCCCGAAGACATATGTGGAATCTCTTGCAGAACCGACGACATGGGAAAGTCATATTACTAACTACTCATTTTATGGACGAGGCAGACATTTTGg CTGATAGGAAGGCAGTTGTATCGAAAGGTTGCATCAGATGTTGTGGAAGCTCTCtgtttctcaaaaataaattcggAATTGGTTATCATCTCACTTTAGTTCTAGAAG GAAATTCAAAAGAGCACGCCATAGCTCGGTTGGTTACGTCCCATGTGGCCAAAGCAGAAAAAGCAAGAAGACATGGTCGTGAACTCAGTTTTATTTTACCACACAATGATGCTGATCATTTTGCTTCCTTATTTAGTGCCATTGAAcaggaaataaataacaaaagtaGTAAATTGG GAATCTCGAGTTATGGAGTCTCAATGACAACTCTAGAAGAAGTATTCCTCCACCTCGAAAAAGGTGAAGACGAATTGGATGATACTGTTGACAATCTCTCTACGAAGATAGTGCGAAATCGAGCTTTGAGCAGGAGTTTAAGCCTGCAGAGCAAAAGCACTAGCTATCAAAGTTTGCAAAACCAGGGAAATAACTTGATGGTCAATGGTCAAGAAGTTAAAG GTGGAGGCGATACGATGGACATCGGTGGCCTGGAAGTGATCTCCGAAACAAAATCTCCAATCTCAGGAATAGGTCTGGAGAAAATCGAGTGCACACCTAATAATCTGCAAACTATTCTTGCGTTGATAAAACTGAGGTGTCTGAGGATGATGAGAGATATTcagaaactttattttatgatCTTACTGCCGCTAGTCTGTGCAGCGGTCACTTTGTATTTCAACAAGTATTTCGACACTAATTATAATGTTAGCAGATCTCTGGAGCTTAATGGAACTAGTTATGGAGAGATGAGTACTGTTGCCATACACAACGGATCAAGGGATAGTATCCGAGAATTTGTTG ATCAGTTAATTTTCCTTGGAGCACGACAAGTGGACTTTTACGACGGCAATTTTTCCACTTTATTAGCATTCGCTCCTCACATCGCTGCCTTTGATGTCCACAAATTCCAAGATGGAGATTACAGTTTTACCATACTTTACAACGATACATTCCAGCACAGTTTACCAGTAACTTTAAACCTTCTTAGCAACAGTATTTACCg gATATTGACCGCTGGAACCCAAACTGAAACCTTCGAGCCCATAAGAGTTATGGCTCAACCATTCCAGCAAACGATTCAAGCAGGAGGATTTAACATTGCCTCAACTACACAAACTATTTTCGTGGGGATGGTTTTCGTTTTGGTGCCTGTTAGTTTGGCCATCGATATGGTGCACGACAGAGAG ATGAGAACCAAAAATCAATTGCGAGTCAACGGCCTCACAACCACCATGTATTTCCTCACCTACTTCATCGTCCTTATGGCTATCATGGGCATCACCTGTTCCCTCTTGATGGTCATAATGGTGGTCTTCGACATTCCAGCACTAAGAGACTGGCCTGCCATAGTAGTATTTAgtcttcttattttcatatattgtCCATCTTCGATACTTAGTTGCACCTGCATTAGTTACATTTTCGACAAGACGGAGTCTGCTTTATCGATTTTGCCCAACGTTGCTACTATGGTTGGATGGCTTCCTTTCATTTTTGTTGTGTTGTCCGATGTAATGAATATCG gtaaaagAGTAGCCCTGATACTGCATTGCACATTCTCTATAACAAACACCATGTACATACCCTATGCTATATTCTACTATATCCAAAAGGTCTATATGCTATGTAACGTCAATTTAGCCTGTGATAGACTGACTTTGGCCagttattttacttttgaaaTTGGGATTTGCCTTTTTGGAATGCTGATCAACATTCCCCTTTGGTTTTTGTTGCTGAGGGTGGTTGATATTAAGAAAACTGGGGGAAATGTTAGCGATGCCTTCAAATTTCGCAAG GGTTCAAATGAAGAAGTTTTAAGCCCTTGTGAAGAGGCAGAGGTGGGAATAAACGGGGACGAAGATGTGAAGGCCGAAAGGGAGAAAGTGAAGAACCTGATTAATTCACATAACGTCACTCATCCAGTGGTAATGGTACAT gacTTGTATAAAGAATACAAAAATCAAGACTTCAAAAGCAactcaatttatttcaaatctgACAAAACGAGggagaaaattaaagttcCAGTCAAATCCCTTTCCTTAGCTGTAGACGCAGGAGAAGTATTCGGTCTCCTGGGTCATAATGGAGCTGGAAAAACTACCACGATGAAAATCATTACTGCTGAAGAAGCTCCTACCAGAGGAAGA GTGTTCATAGGAGGACAAAGCATAACTTCAAATCTAAGCTCAGCGTTTCAATTGCTGGGGTATTGCCCTCAGCATGATGCCCTCTGGAGAAATATAACCGTAAGAGAACATCTTGAGACTTACGCAGCCATAAGGGGGGTTCCTCATAGAGacatcaataaaattattaatagatatatcaa TGGTCTACAAATCAACGATCATGCAGACAAACAAGTCAAAATGTGTTCTGGGGGCACCAAAAGAAAGCTCAGCTTTGCAATGGCGATGCTTGGGAACCCGAAAATCGTGTTGTTAGATGAACCAAGTACAGGGATGGATCCTAGAAGTAAGAGGTTCTTGTGGGACACTATTTTGGCCAGTTTTCAG GGGTCCAAAGGGGCGATATTAACCACGCATTCCATGGAGGAAGCTGATGCCTTATGCTCGAGAGTGGGAATAACAGTTAGGGGTGAATTAAG GTGCTTAGGGTCAACCCAACACTTGAAAAATCTTTACGGCGCTGGGTATACGCTTGAAATGAAATTACTGGTCCGAGAGACCACCCCTACGTCAGATACCGGTGATCGGCATCAAGAACTGAAGGATTTCGTTTCAG AACTCTTCCCGGATGCATCACTAGAAGAGTCGTTTGCAGATAGATTGGTATTTAGTGTGCCTCAACAGAGTGTTCCTTCATTAGCGAATTGTTTCATGCAACTGGAGAAAG ccAAAGTAGAACTGGACATCGAGGAATATAGCTTCAGCCAAACCACTCTGGAACAGGTATTCTTAAAGTTCGCCCAGTACGATGAAGTTAACGAGGA GTGTAAATAG